DNA sequence from the Vanessa cardui chromosome 13, ilVanCard2.1, whole genome shotgun sequence genome:
cataatgtAACCTATTGTTTGGAACATAGAATCTACTAAGAAGCACTGGCAAGAATCTCAGTAGCTCCTACAAAAAGATTATGTGGGATTTcatacaatcaaaatattatttccctacaaaaaaagttaatataactttttttatcattcatataatctttaacttatataattagaaagcgacttggttttatactatgtagtgataatgaaGTTGAATGGCAGCATACTTATAGCAATACCATAAAATTTTGGCATATTTAAGTTAGATGGACTTGTAATGAATACCTAAGAGCCAGTTTCTATCTCCCTTCAGGTTAAACCGCTAGTATGGTTTATAAGGCTATGAGCCCAGTTAAAACTATTACGAGCGGCACCAACTTGAGTTggatcaaaaaaaaattttgaatgatGCATCACATAtctgaaaagtatttttttattttaaactagctgtgcccacgaccttgtacgcgattgaatttaacaaaaaaaattatagcctaacttactccttattatatcagttatctgccaatgaaagtccagtcaaaaacggtccagccgttccagagattagccggaacaacagtcagacagaccaacaaaaattgtaaaatatgttgttatggtacatgtaccgtgtatacatacatacataatatgcattgtataagctaaagttatttttgttaattaattgttgaaagataactcttgatattaattaataacgttcttctttattcaaattaagcaaagaatatataaagagatacagtaatgaaaattaaagtaatcACAATGTTCCCGGTTCCAGCATATTCTGCCGAGCGCGAGTTTAAATTCccgccaatgttttcttttttttatatattgttgcccacttcaaaatCCGTAGCAACAacaattgagtaaaaaagagcaattttaatattccaaacagactcaattttattatatatatagataagtaTTAAAACCTACAAGACTCAAAACAATTTGATTGACAATCGTATTGAGTTCAAAACGTTTTGCATGAGACCATTCCGTAACCCGCATcttagaaacaataaaaatcctTTTGAGGTAGCAACGGCGGATTACTAGCATGCCGCAGTATGCGTTTCCTACATCATTTCCAAAACTTTCAACtcaaatgtatttaatgtatgaataacgataaaatacttttatgaatgataaaaataaaaacctacaACTGTCACAGGTGACTtggtttaatgttttaatttaagttttgatTAATTGTTATACCTATAGTCCAgaatacaaatattcaatacaatagGGTATTCTACGgtgtttaaaatagtacttcaaaatgctgtttaaaaaattatctcTTAAATCTAACTCTTAAAAtgccacaaaaaatatattttggcaaaatttctaaaatttaaattttctaaaatttaaaccattttatTTCCGCTAAAACCGCTGTCAGTtattttggtgacgtcacaccTGTATAAATAACAGTCCACATTCATAAATACGATCGGCATTGTCCTTTTACATATCCGAtttgcattttataaaataaatatgtacaaataaaattcactttgattttttttaaatttaacgttAAAGTAAATCCTTGGAGTTAATGTTGATAGATATAGTTTAGTTGTTAATAACTTAAAACTGAACTGACCGTATTTGCCGCACTTACGTCACACCATGGCGGCTTGTGTTTTAGGACGTgacatgtagattaaaaattacgactttttaatttagtacaataaagtaataatgttcttttatgactcaaaatcagaattctgaagtatatttttatttaattttaaagttttatcaaatgtcataatttatatttcaccaCCGAAAGTACCCTATTCTTGGTTCAATGGCTTTTAGTTCTGCAGACAGGGCATATATTGGAGAAaacacgaaagagattgatttGTACAGTagaggaaacaaactcaattaaattttgaaaactaGCATAGTAGTAGttatttccttgttaatccttaacctagaacatgTGTTGttcattaattgttaataataagataataattgttagtactccaaactatatatactaaaatataacactgTATTGGaatattcacaacttaattttattacatttaatatatttacatagaaaagaacaaaataaaataaacacaaatattcaacatttataggcgAGGGAATTTAGAAGGGAGAACGCCGTAAATGGGATGAAGAAGTTTAGGACAAATCAACAGTATGGGTATGGATTGCGGAGCAATACAAATATTGTAGGTACTTTGTTTTTGTACTTTCAACTTTGAAGCAACTCAAACTGTCTTTAGTGTCATTTCAATTAAAGTTTACCAAactaaacagataaaaaaataaattgtcaatgtttatgaaaaatatgttaaatcgAATGGAAAACCTTTTTAATCTTGATAAGAATCTTAAAACTCTTGTAATTTTTGTTTCTGGAGTAATATCTTTcagtaacatattaaaaaactacGAAACAACGTTACTACAAACCCACGTCTAATGATATTACTGAAAGTCTAATGACGATAACCATAATTTTGTCGTTCATGATTATGTTAGAGCTTTAAAAAGGGTGCCAAAAGTACcgaagttatttataaaacaagcataaataaatagacaGAATTGTTTGAACTGCATATTTCGATTAGGTTATATACTAAAAGCCGATCAAGTATGCCCAAAGTTCATTCTCAAGCAACAAAAGTCGCTAATCGCTATGTTCAAACTTGACACGCTGTGGTTAGATAGTATTCATGTAGTAATTAGTAAATCAGACACAGTTacagcatatatatgtattatctatgaaATCAAGTCAATAGAAGTAACCACTGGAGTAACAATTTGTAACattgtaattttacatttcattattgacaatttccaaattaaaattaaagttttgaaATTAGAAGACAATGATAACAGTTTCTTCGACGTTCAAAACAACAACATTCAGAACTAACGCCATTTTTTCGGAAAATCATAGTGAATATCATGGTCTAATCGgactctcgaccaatgatattgcGTCAATTTGTTGTCAAATGTTCATGTTTCGAATTATTGATGTGCTCTTAAGTTTTTCCCAATCAGTTTGATCATTTCGACCGTCCGAAAAGTGCAAACGTGCATTTGTTCATGCTAAAAAATCTCAGATAAGATTATGTTTAAGATGGATTCTTGGATAAAAAGTTTTTGatccataaaataattatttcggtTCATCACACGAGTTTGATAGTAtttctagaatatttttttgaattattctaGTGAAAacggtttatatatataaacgttGCTACATTGCAATTAATTTAGAATGCCGAATAAAGTTGCCAATTTCggatattattaaacattgaaGAATAATATGAAGAGAAATCTATTTTGTGGCCTATAGTCACGTAATACAGCTCTTCGTGATTGAATGTAATATCTTAATCAGTGCGTTAgccatgttaatattattatttatttatgtctaaaTCACTATTGATGAATTAAGGGTTGGAACCTTCGTAGTATATACCTAATCAACTTTAAATCTGTGCATGATCTCAACTACTTGTAAATGGTTCCTTGGTTTTTTAACATTGAACGCATCTGAAAAGTAAAATCCGTTTCCGCTTGCAACTGTTGTCTATGCCAATTTGTCGCCATTTTTTTCTATCAAAGACAAAACGCCGGCCTTTTATTTCTCGTTTTACGCTCAGAAGTGAATGAATAGTTTCTACGTGAAAAAGTGGTAAATGATGGCAGCAAATAATTACTTTGGGTTTACCCATGGAGGAACCCAATATGGGTAAGTTATTTTGAACCAATTTAtcacattaaatacatttaaaagagTTGTACCTTAACATGAGTCGAATGTAGACTTGTGCTAGCATTTCTATGTAATCAAAATGGCGCCTGGTCTGTATTGATCGCAgttttcgtaataaaataacgCGATTCGCTGACTTAACCTTTTACGTCGTAATTTTAGCGCTGCAACAGCTAGTGCAGCTTACGGCGGCCAAACGGGGTACGCCGTGGCACCGGCTGCGACCGCCGCGACGTACGGGACCCAACGTGCCGCAGCAACAGGATACGATACTGCGTATCAGGCTGCAGCCGCTACACAAGGTATGAAAAACTCGAGCCTAAACCCTTTCACATTCGTAAAACTACagaaataatcttattaataagAGCAGATTATATCATTAAACAAACCAATATTCGAATGATTGTCactaaacgaaaaaaaatctcaatcaaatagtttattattgtttgttatgtTTACTACAAAATTCATTATGTTTAATGGCCATTAAAATTAGTTGATTATGTCCTAGATAACAAGTTTTTATCATTgacttcaattattatattaatcagtAAATCAGCCATGCCTTGGATAATTTTAATACCACAAAGCAGTAAAGTTAAAGCATCAATCAagcaaattacatttaaaagaaatgaCTTAGATGGACACTAATTTTATAACGTTAAATCGTAAATATCTGgtcaaattttcaatattttgaataaatgtcATTTTGTCAGGAAGacaaatgttaatttttgtttgttaaatatttttactgtgCAAGTTAGTTTATCAAGGCCAGATTTAGAGGTCTAAAACTGCAGGCTGtcattattttccaaataaataagaaaacataccgatatctataattaaatttcccgtaggaaagtttaatatttggaacatataatcatagaaatatattataaatagaatgatACTTGTATTTTCCCAtattgacatatattttatattaaacttcatGGAAATGATAATGATTGAATTGATAGTGTCCTTGTAGCTCTGACATCTCGAAATGTTTATTGATTATAAGCTGAGGTATATCCATAGGTACTGGtgtataaattgttttgttgtttaGCCGCTCACGCGCATGCGCACGCGGCTGCGGCCGCTGCCTCCGCATACGACGCCAGCAAAAGCGCGTATTACCAGCAGGCAGCTGCTGCTTATCCTGCTGCACCGCCACAGCCACAGCCCACCTACGACGCCACCGCTAAGCCCGCGTACTCTACGCCTGCCACATACGCACAGGTGACTGTCGATGTTTACCATATGCGGGAAAAAAAAGTCTTATAAACCGTTTCAATAAATATCTGCGAAAGGGTAAAATTGGTTTCTCTTTTGGTAGAGCTAAAGTAGTcttcgtataataaataataaatgatgtattaagagtaatattaatatcaaattgttttagctattttattagtatatttgtggtaatgaataattcaaatttttattgttatcataattataaacaagGTACAGTTATATTAATCGGATAACAATTaatcatttttgtataatttaaatctaagaATAGTGACATTTTAaaccaatttaataattttttgtgtGGATTTCCCTGTGAAGTAGTAAAACTTGTGGGCTTTATACAATAGCCGTAGACTTACAAAATAGACAAAAAAGAAGCCCACCAGAAGACTGGTATAAAGTTAATGTTGACCGTGTTGCGCAGGGCGCGCGCGGTTCCGGCGGCGCCAAGGCGGCGTACGGCAGTGTGTAcagcgcgcccgcgcccgcaGCCTCCTACCCCTCGCAGCCCTACTCCGCGCCCGCGCAACCCGCCAAGCGTAAGTACCGTACCCTGACATCTACATTTCTTAAAATCAAAACTGATTGTTCACACAAAAGTAATTGGCAATTTATGTGTCATCGAATAAAAATTAGTGTTGGTGACTCTAATAAGAATTGAAAACATAGAAATTGCCAGAGCAATTTTCAACTATTTTGCTGAAATCTAATagaccataaaaaatacagatcaaaaaagttaaaattacatgcatatgtatgtatgcaagtaattaatttgaattctaTTGACAGTTGCTAAAAGAATATCATGGTATTAATTTGCATGCTTCTATTTCTTTCATTCTCACAtgcttataaaatcaaattattaaattgattttatgcTATATTGTTAAGTATACTGGAACTTTTTAAGACTGcttgttatttgataaaaataatactaatttataattaataaacaaacaaatgaaaaaatataaaatatttaaataaaaaaaaatccttcgcAGTTTAGCTGTGCTACTtattttcttgccagttcttctctaAGTTCCAACTGGTCACTTAACCactaaattaatgaatgaaaagTTCTTATTCAATACTGACTGTTTTAAATAAGAATCTTCAAAAttgaataacttaaaaaaagcaCTGTATcatgatacataatataaactaaCATTATACTGTTAGTTATCTATGCTAAATTGTGTAGTTTACAGTGCTCtgtacatttacatattataaacaaacaaatataacaagggtttaaataagtgaataaaccatgtacttattttaaacGAAAGAAACTAAACACtagttaattcaaaataatatatagcatcaggatcaaattattgtttacaattagAGTAATTAGTAAGTAAGCACAGTGACTATAGAATGGTACATATTCATTTTAgtagtgttttataaaaaacgctgctttttatatatacaatcatggaataataattatgttataaatagtgTTTGTAGAAGGAAGTAAGAATATAGATTCACTATTTTTCAGTTAAatctaaaacatattatttattctataattaaaaaatattctgataTAGACTTTATTTAGAACTATCTAGtgctcaaataatataaaaattggacaagtagttattgttattattgataatcatttcttatataatagaattttataaaataaacctaatATCCTTcatatattagatttattattttttttgttttgtgaatATATATTCTCATTTTCATCTAAAAAGTCTGCTTGCAGCTTTTCTGGTTATTGTAATGGTTCTCTCAGATATACTAACTGTCATATCTGACATTATCattatgttttctttattagtacaaattatatttatttttagttttaatatgtggggaatatactttttttagtaacatatttcatataatatctaaaaaatattatgtgcaTATTCCCTTCTGTGTagtaatatagttatttatatttattgatgctGCTACACTACatgtataaattgtttaatacatTATTGAGCATTAACTGTAAATATTTACCAGTATAGTTGTTGTATAACTATTTGTTTGGATCAACTTTTCGGGGTGAGATATATTAGTTTAAGAAAATCATTGTTCATTAATATAAGAACATGACGATGTTTGATtaaattcgtaaataaaaagttcaataatgtcttataacattttataaacgcAGTTTAGCAGCAccatatagaatataaaaatacagcCATACGCGATTTCGCcctataaattcatataaattattaaaaaataaatactgacaTTATTCTTGAAAGAAAAGAGATTAGTATATAGCTTGAGTAAAGAGTTGATtaatcgaataatataaaatttagagGCGATCGCGCTATGTTGTTGTAGAGACGGCTAACAGGGGCACCTCTGCTTATGATACAGCTCTCTACAACGCGGCGACCATGTATGTGGCGCAGCAGAACAAGACGGGCGGAGGCGGGTGAGTTGaactttgttattatttctgTTTAGCTTCTATCTCACAACAATCAACATGGTTATTatgaactttttataaaatagtatttatagtaaagtagtattcaaaattggtataaagtatttatttatgtatttacccGACTATGGAGTACCATGGAGTAACATTTATCTGCTAAagatagaaatataatacaatatatttcctTGGGTTCTATAAATGCACGACTATAAGCCACTCCAGTGTTGATCATAGGTTGCCATAGCTTATGTTTGATTAGACACGAACCTTTTGAAGCATTGTttattccttattttatttgttaggtTTTGATTTAATACAGCGGCATACCCATTACGGCTATTAATAtcttccttatttttttttaaatctgaagCTAAAATGTATGCATTCAAGATAATACACGACAGTGCAGCTATAACTAAGTTGATCAAATcgatactttttaataaatgcctCCATACTCGGGTACACTTGCACACATAAACCGAACCGGGTGAAACGGTTGATAAAATGACGTAACGTAGCGGCGGTGGTCGCAGCGGCTGGAAGAACTACAACAAGAGTGGCGTCGGCGCTGGACTCGGGCGGAGACCCAAGCCTCCTCCCAAGGCGCAGCAGCTGCACTACTGCGACGTGTGCCGCATCTCGTGCGCCGGCCCGCAGACCTACAAGGAGCACCTGGAGGGACAGAAGCACAAAAAGAAGGAGGCGGCTGTGAAGttggcggcggcgggcggcggcggcggcggcgcgcgcgcgtgCGGCGCCTCGGCGCTGCGCTGCGAGCTGTGTGACGTCACGTGCACGGGGGCCGACGCCTACGCGGCGCACGTGCGAGGCATCAAGCACCAGAAGGTCGTCAAACTGCACACCATGCTGGGGAAACCCATCCCCTCCACCGAGCCCGTCAAGCTTCAGCCCGGTTAGTGGATCGCATTGCGAGTTAGCCGACTTTCCTTCGATGTCATAAtgtactataaattaaaaaccgtCTATTCTGTCGttctatgaataatataaatcatcaattttaaacaggataaataatattctgtttataattgaattatttcctcttcaaaatttcaattaaattagtatatttgaTGTATAAACTCATACCGGATATGATCTCCAAATAAGAAATGTTTGTTTACAAATGGAGAACATATTTGCGATGTGCCACTGAGCTGACTCCCCTGAACGCCACAGTATCATATCTGTATTGCGCGGTCGGCAGTTGTGATTTGCTAAGTCAAATTTTCTCATCGGATCAATTTAAAAACACTCGGTACAGATATGGAGTGTGTGTTGTGTGGGCCTTTTTTATGCATCGGTACATTTATTTTCGTTACTGCATCTCAAGCACATCACTTACAAAATATCAAGTTTCAAAAGTGTAATGTACTGATAAGCTTAATGtgcatattcaaataaaaactaattgtttcaaatatataaggTGTGTATCTTACACCTGACAATGACGTTGAACCAGAACTTCAAAAATACGTCATTATCAAGGAAGAAAATAATATCTCGTAGAAAAGGCCCAAAAGTCGATAAACGAACGTGTCAATTTAAAACCTCAGAGAAAATTTGACTTTTCCAAATCCACTAGCCAAAAAGACCGTCGCCGGAGCGCCAAAGATCGCTTTCGTGGCGTCCGGGGGCCTCAGCACCGTGGGCTGCAGCGCCGACTGCCCGCCAGGCGACAAGGAGGATGAGCGGGAAGACGACGCCGACGCAGAGCCCGAGGTGCAACCCGTGGGGCAAGACTACATTGAAGAGATCCGCGGGGACGACGGCAAGGCGCTCAGCTTCAACTGTAAACTTTGTGATTGCAAGTTCAACGACCCCAACGCCAAAGAGATGCATATGAAGGGTCGCCGTCATCGACTTCAGTACAAGAAGAAAGTGAGTGACTAATGACTTAAGATTAACATAGTATATAGAGTAAAGTCTCTATGTAGATTATGACCTGCAAAGAATATACCTGATCGTTTTtacatttattcttattatatatgttctATCTGTGGACTGACAACAATTACCAACATTGTTCATTGTgagataaattatgtaaattaaagtcTGTAAGCAAATAACactgaataaaacatttattacttaGAGTGAATGTGAATTGAATGAATAACCAATATTAGTTTGGTCTTTATCATAGGAATATCCAATGATTACTTAGTAAAAGGTTTGAGATCTTCGTAGAGCCTGATAGCTTAAAGCTGTCAAGAGTTCCGAAGTTCAGatgattacaaatttaaatgagGATTGTTGATATTTcatcttttatgtaaatatgttgtacacacaaaattaaaatttatttggtattgtATACAGGTTCAGCCAGACCTTGAAGTTAAAGTTAAGCCGTCCATGCACCAACGCAAACTAGCTGAGGCCAAAGCTCAAAGAATGCTCGTACGTGACGAGCTGTGGGCGCGACGGCGAATGCACGATGTTAGTACTGCAATCTGTCTATgcttcttaattataatatggtTTCACGGCTTAACAAATCGAagggaaaataaattattaaaaaatctattattatatatttaactcgTGTAGAGTCTGTAAAatcattttaagattttatccGTAAATACCGACAGGGAGTTGAAGAAGACGACCGTGTGTACTGGGAGGGTGCCGACTGGTGGCGCGGACcgcatcaccatcatcatcacgtaggttcaatattaatatttaaatatattgtcttGCGATAACACAAAACAAAcatgaatacaattatatgtatgctCAGGCTATGGGTATGGGGTACGGGCCTGTCGGCCGCCGGCCCGAGACTTCGGACGACCGACACGTGCTGGCCAAGCATGCTGATATATACCCACCTGAGCAGCAGCTGCAGGACATACAGCGCGCTGTTTCCCATACGGAGAAGGCTCTCAAATCGCTCTCCGACGCACTCGCCGATCAGGGCAAGCTCAAGGTGAGACGTCTATTGCCATCTTttcaatgtttgaaatatttacagaaCAAAAACTATAACGGTGACTTTTCTTCAGGGACAACCTGCAAAGGTCGCGGCTAAAGCGGATGacaaaaaagaagaaaaacccGAAGGCAAGGAGGACGGTCGCGATAACCAGCTGTGAGTAGTTCTCGTCTACTAATCTCGTGCCAATGCGTATCACACGTTATAACATGTGTTTTGGCGCAGGTTCTCGTTCGTGGGCGAAGGTGAGGCGGCGCCGAGCGGGTCTCCAGCAACCCCGGGGCCGGGCACGGCGGGTGCGCGCGCACTGAAGGGCGTCATGCGCGTGGGGCTGTTGGCCAAGGGGCTCCTGCTGCGCGGAGACCGAGACGTGCGCCTCGTCGTGCTGTGCCACGACCGCCCCACCGTCACACTACTCAAACGCGTCGCGGCTGACTTGCCGCACCATCTCTCCAGAGTCAAggtatgatatgatattttaagaagattaacaatatttgtgatattttgGACAAACAACTTTGCAAGTATATTAAGGAACATAAATATGtggtaaaatattcataatatgattatggaaattaaaaaatgtgaaatatGTAAGCTTTATAATTCTTCACAATGCCCGTGCACATATCATTGGTACAGGACTATTCAAAACAAATTCTACTTATcggtacttttaaaatatttttatatccttCCAGGGTACGGGCGAGGAGCCTAAGTACAAAGTGGAGCTCCTACCGGCAGAAGGTGCGGTGTCCGTATCAGACGGCTCTGTAAACGTGCTTGTGAGCCTCACGTCCGCCATCATGCGCGAGCCCGCAGGTTAGTGAGCAACGTGTACCTGCCTCCACACGATGAGCGACAACTGGTTCGCTCGCGATCGACGCGGGACGGTTTCGTTATGTTCGGGCTAACACAGTCACTCTGAACGTGCCGGCTTATAAATAGATGAGTTGTTAAAATGATTCGGAAGATTTGAATGACAATCTATGTACATTCgatgcaaaataaaattatcaattattttagcTTCATAAAATTGCTTTTTGTAGTAAATCTTTAATTACATTAGTTTTGCTTCAAATCAAGCAAtaacattttaacttttaattattgcacAGCACTTATTACACTACCTTTCAATTTGCTTTGGATATACAGACCCTTTTCCAATCTTACTAGTAATAAAAACTCATCTAAAATACACCCGAACACTTCgaaacatgtaataaaatttgtcaatttaatatataacacccaacaatttataattttatgaaaccgGTTGTCGAAGTCGTATCCACATCCTTTCCCCAAACTCTCAGAACAAACTATCTATTAtaagaaatgtaatttatgttttatatcttcactttatatatattctaataatatttatcgtctaatataaagataatttgttCAAAGTTACCGCCCGGCTTTGCCGGGCACTGTGTCGAATGCTTATTTTTAGGTGTGAGTAGGGTAAGCAGCGAGAAGAAAAGGATTTTTGATCATCTCCCTATATATCACGTGCGTCGACCTCCGCAGTGGTATATTATATCTACTGAAACGGAGTAAACGATCTCGTCCCTGTCGGCTCCATATATATACTATCTCTCTGGCTCCTATACTTATCTACTAAAAACTTCCGTATTTACTGGAGTCCGTCTCGTTCGATTCGACGCAATCAGCGGAAGCGCATGCGGCGGATGGTTGCGGGCCGACAGGGACTCGTTTGTCCCGTTTTCGTCGATGCCTTGATGGTCAAACACCCTTTGTATTGTTGTCGCTAGAGGGTGGCGACATAAAGCGAGACGACAAGGACGTGCTCCCGCGGCAGAAGTGTTTGGACGCGTTGGCCGCCCTTCGGCACGCCAAGTGGTTCCAGGTACATTCGCCCACATTACAACGTGTGCGCACTCCCCTGCTGCTGACGACTAAGTCAACTCGATTCATGAATTACTTGCAGATCTTTGTCATTTTTGTTCATTCTTATAATTTTCTGAATAATCATTTTTCTAAGAGGGTGAGGGGcagcatttttaatttaaattatggaTAGCTAGATGATGTTGCTTTAGATGCTGCTCCTAGAATTATTtggaaattttaattcatattttacaagaaaaaaaaagaattaacaaaattatttttacaatttttgaccgCTTCACGTATAAACTGACTACAATGAACTAATTAGACAAAGGGAGTGCGCACGTATTTTTTAGtcacatgtttatttttgttttatcattcAGAGTAGCCTTTATTTTAGTTGAAAAAACTTGCTATAACTATTCCGCTCCCTTGAACATGTGGCTACAAGTGCTCGTCGTAGGAGCGAAGCTGCGTTTCCTAGCACTCTGATAGCCGATGGGGTCGGGGGCGTAGCTAGGATTATAATAATCATCGGTCATACgataggttttatttaaatcgcaTTATATTTTGGAATGAACgagatcttaataaataatgtcaGGTGGAATCGGTTAGACTCGAAAATCATTAACTTAAAACATCTAACATAGTGATAGAATTCGATTATTATTAGATTCGAATCCAACGAGCGTCTACTCGATTCATATAACACCTGACATTGTGAGGACTGCCTAGCTACGCCGAGGGCAAGTAAGGGAAACGCAGTTGGTCCTCACGTTGTAATAAGCGGGTCGCGGCCCGCGGTGTGAGTGAGAACTGAGAGCGTGTGTGGCGCGTGTGCGTGGTGAGCGATCCGCTGACGAGTGTGCTGACATACAGGCTAGGGCGGCCAGTCTGCAGTCCTGTGTCATCATCATCCGCATCATGCGCGACCTCTGCCGGCGGATACCTAACTGGACGCCTCTCAATCCATACGTGAGTACAAAACATTCAATTGTCTATTAAGCAGCGTTCGTCCGTAtcgaaatttattaaacttaaattaacattaaaaattttattcgagAAATGTTGCCTTTAACATCAACGAtcgatataaatgaaataaatatgcaaCTCGTGTAGACCGCAATAAAGCTTGAGTCGTGTGTGCAGGCGATGGAATTGCTGGTGTCAGGTGTGATGCAGTCCGCGGGAGGCGCGCTGTCGCCGGGC
Encoded proteins:
- the LOC124534547 gene encoding zinc finger RNA-binding protein isoform X7 — its product is MMAANNYFGFTHGGTQYGAATASAAYGGQTGYAVAPAATAATYGTQRAAATGYDTAYQAAAATQAAHAHAHAAAAAASAYDASKSAYYQQAAAAYPAAPPQPQPTYDATAKPAYSTPATYAQGARGSGGAKAAYGSVYSAPAPAASYPSQPYSAPAQPAKQTANRGTSAYDTALYNAATMYVAQQNKTGGGGGGGRSGWKNYNKSGVGAGLGRRPKPPPKAQQLHYCDVCRISCAGPQTYKEHLEGQKHKKKEAAVKLAAAGGGGGGARACGASALRCELCDVTCTGADAYAAHVRGIKHQKVVKLHTMLGKPIPSTEPVKLQPGDKEDEREDDADAEPEVQPVGQDYIEEIRGDDGKALSFNCKLCDCKFNDPNAKEMHMKGRRHRLQYKKKVQPDLEVKVKPSMHQRKLAEAKAQRMLVRDELWARRRMHDGVEEDDRVYWEGADWWRGPHHHHHHAMGMGYGPVGRRPETSDDRHVLAKHADIYPPEQQLQDIQRAVSHTEKALKSLSDALADQGKLKGQPAKVAAKADDKKEEKPEGKEDGRDNQLFSFVGEGEAAPSGSPATPGPGTAGARALKGVMRVGLLAKGLLLRGDRDVRLVVLCHDRPTVTLLKRVAADLPHHLSRVKGTGEEPKYKVELLPAEGAVSVSDGSVNVLVSLTSAIMREPAEGGDIKRDDKDVLPRQKCLDALAALRHAKWFQARAASLQSCVIIIRIMRDLCRRIPNWTPLNPYAMELLVSGVMQSAGGALSPGEALRRVMEAVAGGLLLDHGPGLRDPCEKDLVDALGNLPPQKREDLTASAQQFLRQIAFRQIHKVLDMEPLPKVKHAAGNWKFPRKRRRSNTDQDPDTPNGDNKVVKKEDNSE
- the LOC124534547 gene encoding zinc finger RNA-binding protein isoform X2, whose protein sequence is MMAANNYFGFTHGGTQYGAATASAAYGGQTGYAVAPAATAATYGTQRAAATGYDTAYQAAAATQAAHAHAHAAAAAASAYDASKSAYYQQAAAAYPAAPPQPQPTYDATAKPAYSTPATYAQGARGSGGAKAAYGSVYSAPAPAASYPSQPYSAPAQPAKQTANRGTSAYDTALYNAATMYVAQQNKTGGGGGWKNYNKSGVGAGLGRRPKPPPKAQQLHYCDVCRISCAGPQTYKEHLEGQKHKKKEAAVKLAAAGGGGGGARACGASALRCELCDVTCTGADAYAAHVRGIKHQKVVKLHTMLGKPIPSTEPVKLQPAKKTVAGAPKIAFVASGGLSTVGCSADCPPGDKEDEREDDADAEPEVQPVGQDYIEEIRGDDGKALSFNCKLCDCKFNDPNAKEMHMKGRRHRLQYKKKVQPDLEVKVKPSMHQRKLAEAKAQRMLVRDELWARRRMHDGVEEDDRVYWEGADWWRGPHHHHHHAMGMGYGPVGRRPETSDDRHVLAKHADIYPPEQQLQDIQRAVSHTEKALKSLSDALADQGKLKGQPAKVAAKADDKKEEKPEGKEDGRDNQLFSFVGEGEAAPSGSPATPGPGTAGARALKGVMRVGLLAKGLLLRGDRDVRLVVLCHDRPTVTLLKRVAADLPHHLSRVKGTGEEPKYKVELLPAEGAVSVSDGSVNVLVSLTSAIMREPAEGGDIKRDDKDVLPRQKCLDALAALRHAKWFQARAASLQSCVIIIRIMRDLCRRIPNWTPLNPYAMELLVSGVMQSAGGALSPGEALRRVMEAVAGGLLLDHGPGLRDPCEKDLVDALGNLPPQKREDLTASAQQFLRQIAFRQIHKVLDMEPLPKVKHAAGNWKFPRKRRRSNTDQDPDTPNGDNKVVKKEDNSE